A DNA window from Accipiter gentilis chromosome 30, bAccGen1.1, whole genome shotgun sequence contains the following coding sequences:
- the PCARE gene encoding photoreceptor cilium actin regulator, protein MGCTPSHSEIANTIARSGLKALNKPKSILRIDPGEKGIPLLVKGSSCYYIDEFYQYEIQRKEKEDKLSEEDKNDHLQLYSKAHSDPLISREDKKIERAATDADVVMSELIESQKHITEAIQIRKQSSCESEASAFIWDDKNESNAKQIPKKGKKQKNHKLAKQGRPSKSKEKSGLAPCETEKKVDFPEVLVKAHQSAYAYLNPNLSKYESILHMANQATQTQLFLQQMVTFLVLRFDEINQLLEEIANDGENLLKDVGGNLAWPAEKGDLKEHPDLLQQLLQYTVNKMQLLSGTLASLTSDALQETCSYLQSAASTLEGKLKAKQSFDERLLQTVRLLEASTVGSSPSQGDDRTLYSEDSGIGVDNESLKEFSALGLHGGQASCDSCAHGHLSQKHARTVEHVPDGTVSTGTAASHDCALERHFKDIFYSSVQSREATSCQGAVPGGISTMPQDASLSKSRSYNSFQSDSTQEGEHFKICESIDFPSDDDDDDDEGSTLGEDDDNTSLSEMGKDVLPRRSLSSPALADNKQRQSTKRTENAETEEIILKMKDAISEKIKFVPAKSRRKEWIEDESGRAVLTTRPSTATGSQKTFRKQQRSRSEESLRSQAEDPTLLELQRTQKELSKRLEMFYGKNDTGDNPEPWKSRTAPYLQDEQLMSRSSSKLKACLSKNFSILPNQDKVPLFMVDQNPAHQLDEKRGRKPLRVTVPTQETSGGKEKEPPGAQTLSGSSCAPRQTVKKLIETFSPTDDLVKDAPLRSLGPIKCIRKFGLPVIPPTIPFQRGLAPLNLKHRISPVEDTNPLNTDGVSSDFPKAFPPAPAAELSKKDTKEETGEDIESLPPPPPEMLMDTSFDLSEPEETARIEQNSSEDAKKPTKTEFHATKRSQVSPKMKASLQSIDLLPSKNISGPSAIANKGLRNTGAGDEKLQRYSLELNPTNVHIPTQEEILATQRKEAADLYKQTHKIIPLQNPSGVSKPHSNSSESKEPNSPASSVQYQKHGSPDSLRRNEKGSAFARRVSPTRTPPPSPPTEKRLFSPPTHHRHSLQAFSNPQQSSPTTQRKPSPPSSPRVPSPPLQKKLPSPPPQRKPLSPPAGHRQSSLTPHRLPGSPSYRQDASPPPFPTAPSPPTSPSRSYKGPRAGLDAGDEHQLSSSKRGSNVRSIFCPATSSLFEARPPPVPTKAAAEATSQPETSQVSQKSSLLFRQPGDRTRKLSLSAANPQPFVRRSFSDRRPGVQFRLPAPVTAGSEPALNQASLEESPRKAGDSWNSPCVPEIKESNRSASHPELYVVGQGLQRD, encoded by the coding sequence ATGGGCTGCACACCTTCTCACAGTGAGATTGCTAATACTATTGCAAGAAGTGGTCTTAAGGCTTTGAATAAACCCAAAAGTATTTTGCGTATTGATCCAGGCGAGAAAGGAATCCCTCTGctggttaaaggttcatcttgCTACTATATTGATGAATTCTACCAATATGAGatccagaggaaagaaaaggaggataaACTATCAGAGGAGGACAAAAATGATCATTTGCAGTTATATTCCAAGGCTCATTCAGATCCCCTGATTTCcagggaagacaaaaaaattgaGAGGGCAGCCACAGATGCTGATGTCGTTATGTCAGAACTGATTGAGTCTCAGAAACACATCACTGAGGCCATACAGATCAGAAAGCAAAGCTCCTGTGAATCAGAAGCATCGGCTTTCATTTGGGATGACAAGAATGAAAGCAATGCAAAGCAAAtcccaaagaaaggaaagaagcaaaaaaatcacaAGCTGGCAAAGCAAGGTCGACCTAGCAAAAGTAAAGAAAAGTCTGGTTTGGCCCCGTGCGAGACAGAGAAAAAGGTGGATTTCCCAGAAGTGCTTGTTAAGGCTCATCAGAGTGCGTACGCCTACTTAAATCCCAACCTCTCCAAGTATGAATCTATACTTCACATGGCCAACCAGGCTACCCAAACTCAGCTCTTCCTACAGCAGATGGTAACCTTTCTGGTACTTCGCTTTGATGAAATCAACCAGCTCTTGGAAGAAATTGCCAATGATGGGGAAAATCTTCTCAAAGATGTAGGCGGGAATCTGGCATGGCCAGCAGAAAAAGGTGATTTGAAGGAGCACCCTGATCTCCTGCAACAACTGCTGCAGTACACAGTCAATAAAATGCAGTTACTGAGTGGGACACTGGCCTCCCTCACCTCCGACGCCCTGCAGGAGACATGCAGCTACCTGCAGTCTGCTGCCAGCACCttggaaggaaaactgaaagcaaagcaaagctttgACGAGCGCCTGCTACAGACGGTGAGGCTGCTTGAAGCCTCAACAGTGGGATCCTCCCCGTCCCAAGGTGATGACAGGACTCTGTATTCTGAGGACAGTGGCATTGGCGTGGACAATGAATCCCTCAAAGAGTTCAGTGCTCTCGGCCTGCATGGAGGACAAGCAAGCTGTGATTCCTGTGCACATGGACATCTGTCTCAAAAGCATGCCAGAACAGTGGAGCACGTGCCTGATGGGACAGTGTCAACGGGCACAGCCGCATCCCATGACTGTGCGCTTGAAAGGcattttaaagatatattttattCATCTGTGCAGAGCAGGGAAGCGACTTCTTGTCAGGGTGCAGTACCAGGAGGCATTTCTACCATGCCCCAAGATGCAAGCTTGAGCAAAAGCCGTTCCTATAACTCCTTCCAGTCTGACTCTACTCAGGAAGGTGAACATTTCAAAATCTGTGAATCAATAGATTTTCcttctgatgatgatgatgacgacgaTGAAGGGAGCACCCTGGGGGAGGATGACGACAACACAAGTTTGTCAGAAATGGGGAAGGATGTTCTGCCAAGGAGGTCCCTATCTTCGCCTGCACTTGCTGATAACAAACAAAGGCAGTCCACCAAGAGGACGGAGAACGCAGAGACAGAGGAGATTATTCTGAAGATGAAAGATGCCATCAGTGAAAAAATTAAGTTTGTCCCAGCTAAATCCAGGCGTAAGGAATGGATAGAGGATGAGAGTGGAAGAGCAGTCCTAACAACAAGGCCCAGTACAGCAACGGGCAGCCAGAAAACCTTCAGGAAACAGCAACGGTCCAGGTCAGAGGAGTCCCTCAGGAGCCAGGCAGAGGACCCGACTCTCCTAGAGCTTCAGAGAACTCAAAAAGAGCTCAGCAAAAGGCTGGAAATGTTTTATGGAAAGAATGATACAGGTGACAACCCAGAGCCTTGGAAATCAAGAACAGCACCTTATCTGCAAGATGAGCAACTTATGTCTAGGTCCTCCAGCAAACTGAAGGCGTGCCTCTCAAAAAATTTCAGCATCCTGCCTAACCAGGATAAAGTCCCTTTGTTCATGGTTGATCAAAATCCTGCCCATCAGCTGGATGAAAAAAGAGGCAGGAAGCCTTTAAGAGTTACTGTGCCCACCCAGGAGACATCAGGAGGCAAAGAAAAGGAGCCTCCTGGAGCCCAAACACTCAGTGGCAGCAGCTGTGCCCCCCGACAGACTGTCAAAAAGCTTATTGAAACGTTCAGTCCTACTGACGACCTTGTAAAAGATGCACCTTTAAGATCTTTAGGACCAATAAAGTGCATCAGAAAATTTGGACTTCCAGTTATCCCACCCACCATTCCCTTTCAGAGAGGCCTGGCACCTTTAAATCTTAAGCACCGTATTTCCCCAGTAGAAGACACAAACCCTTTGAACACCGATGGAGTTTCTTCTGACTTCCCAAAAGCCTTTCCTCCTGCACCAGCTGCAGAATTAAGCAAGAAGGATACAAAGGAAGAGACTGGTGAAGACATTGAGagcctgccaccaccaccacctgaaATGTTAATGGACACTTCTTTTGACTTATCTGAGCCTGAAGAAACTGCAAGAATAGAACAAAACTCTTCAGAAGATGCCAAAAAGCCCACCAAAACAGAATTTCATGCTACTAAGAGATCGCAAGTTTCCCCAAAAATGAAAGCTTCCCTTCAGTCCATTGACTTATTGCCAAGTAAAAATATCAGCGGCCCGAGTGCAATTGCTAATAAAGGTCTAAGGAatactggagcaggggacgagaaACTGCAGAGGTACTCTCTGGAGCTGAACCCTACCAATGTGCACATCCCTACCCAGGAGGAGATATTGGCAACCCAAAGAAAAGAGGCTGCAGATTTGTACAAGCAAACCCATAAAATTATTCCTCTTCAAAATCCCAGTGGGGTTTCAAAACCACACAGCAACAGCTCAGAGAGCAAAGAGCCCAATTCACCTGCGTCTTCAGTGCAATACCAGAAGCACGGTTCTCCCGATTCGCTCAGGAGAAACGAAAAAGGCTCAGCGTTTGCCAGGAGGGTCTCCCCAACGAGAACTCCTCCTCCTTCTCCGCCAACTGAGAAACGGCTCTTCAGCCCCCCAACACACCACAGACACTCTCTGCAGGCTTTTAGCAACCCGCAACAGAGCTCACCCACCACGCAGAGGAAACCCagtcccccctccagccccagggtACCCAGCCCACCCTTGCAGAAGAAGCTGCCCTCTCCACCACCCCAGCGAAAACCACTCAGCCCTCCCGCGGGACACAGGCAAAGCTCGCTGACGCCGCACCGGCTCCCGGGCTCCCCATCCTACCGCCAAGATGCAAGCCCCCCTCCATTCCccactgccccctccccaccaaccTCCCCATCCCGCTCCTACAAGGGGCCAAGAGCTGGGCTGGATGCTGGGGACGAGCACCAGCTCTCCTCCTCCAAAAGGGGCAGCAATGTCCGTTCGATATTTTGCCCCGCCACCTCTTCCTTATTCGAAGCCAGACCTCCACCagtacccaccaaagccgctgCGGAGGCGACCAGCCAGCCTGAAACTTCACAGGTTTCCCAAAAGAGCAGTCTGCTTTTCCGGCAGCCCGGAGACCGGACTAGAAAGCTGTCCCTGAGTGCTGCCAATCCTCAGCCTTTCGTGAGGAGAAGTTTCTCTGACCGCCGACCAGGGGTCCAGTTTCGTCTTCCAGCTCCCGTAACAGCTGGCAGCGAACCTGCGCTTAACCAAGCAAG